From the Gouania willdenowi chromosome 19, fGouWil2.1, whole genome shotgun sequence genome, one window contains:
- the llgl2 gene encoding LLGL scribble cell polarity complex component 2 isoform X2: MKRFRRHGHETQRDRLKQELYQFNKTVEHGFPHQPSALGYSPSLQLLAIGTRSGAIKLYGAPGVEFMGLHDENAAVTQVHFMPHQVELVTLLDDNSLHMWTLRGHKGLSELLEIGRFTLTGPPGAPPSVTRVTSVLAHSSGELLLLGTEGGHVFIVEVPGFRELEERNISLDQVANSVPEDYIGRRNLEHVESLQENPVNPNQVVLGYGRGLMVIWDLEKQCAMQHIPATQQLESVWWTEDGEYIISSHSDGSYCRWMVGGEDMNDDEEKSDIPYGHFPCKAISKIVQLPTEGGPPFLLFSGGMPRASYGDRHCITVIHGKTHVALDFTSRIIDFFAIRDGPQFSEDPSALVVLVEEELVVIDLQTEGWPVIQTPYLIPLHSSAITCSHHISAIPLKLWERIIAAGAMQYTHYSKKPWPITGGQNLAPDPPQRDLLLTGHEDGIVNFWDASGVCLYPMYKLSTAGVFHTDSDLNDNMNQGTEGEWPPFRKVGCFDPYSDDPRLGIQKIHLCKYSGYLTVAGTAGQILVLELNDEAAEQTVEAKVVDLLQGQEGFRWKGHTRLDVREEPVLFPAGFQPFALVQCQPPAVVTALTLHSEWKLVAFGTSHGFGLYDYQQRNNVLIKCTLNPTDQVALEGPLSRVKSIKKSLRQSFRRIRRSRVSLRKHHVNNAAKLHEANARLEAELAEMELAPVQRKIEARSSDDSFTGLVRTLYFADTFLTDSSHNTPSLWAGTNGGCVFAYMLRLPPAEHRAEEPVTAHQAKEIQLMHRAPVVGIVVLDGHGAPLPEPLEVAHDLARSPDMHGSHHLLVISEEQFKVFTLPKVSAKMKLKLTAIDGSRVRRVGVAWFGSSRTEDYGESGLVVLTNQGDLHIVSLPHIKMQVHYPCIRREDVSGIASCVFTKYGQGFYLISPSEFERFSLSTRYLVEPRCLVDAPRQSFNQHRPPSFGASSPQRSTSESEDAEVLQEIQKSLEGEQTSFLENNVKNAVA, from the exons ATGAAGAGGTTCAGGCGACATGGCCATGAGACGCAGAGGGATCGACTTAAACAGGAGCTCTACCAGTTTAACAAG ACTGTGGAGCATGGCTTTCCTCACCAGCCGAGCGCTCTGGGTTACAGTCCCTCTCTGCAGCTGCTAGCCATCGGCACTCGCTCTGGGGCCATCAAACT TTATGGAGCTCCAGGTGTGGAGTTTATGGGTCTGCATGATGAGAATGCAGCAGTCACTCAGGTTCACTTTATGCCCCACCAG GTTGAACTGGTGACGCTGCTGGATGACAACAGCCTTCACATGTGGACTTTAAGAGGCCACAAAGGGCTTTCAGAACTTCTAGAGATCGGACGCTTCACGCTGACTGGACCACCTGG GGCTCCTCCCAGTGTGACCAGAGTGACGTCGGTGCTGGCTCACTCTTCaggagagctgctgctcctcggGACGGAAGGCGGACACGTCTTCATTGTGGAGGTTCCAGGATTCCGTGAGCTGGAAGAGAGGAACATCAGCCTTGATCAAGTCGCCAACAG CGTCCCAGAAGATTACATTGGGCGCAGGAATCTTGAACATGTGGAATCGTTACAGGAAAATCCAGTGAACCCCAACCAGGTGGTCCTCGGATACGGGCGGGGTCTCATGGTCATCTGGGACCTGGAGAAGCAGTGTGCCATGCAGCACATCCCTGCCACACAG CAACTAGAGAGCGTGTGGTGGACCGAGGATGGAGAATACATCATCAGCTCTCACAGTGATGGAAGCTACTGTCGATGGATGGTGGGTGGGGAGGACATGAACGATGATGAAGAGAAATCTGACATTCCGTACG GACATTTCCCATGTAAGGCCATTTCTAAAATAGTTCAGCTTCCTACAGAAGGAGG GCCTCCATTCCTGCTGTTTAGCGGGGGCATGCCGAGGGCCAGCTATGGAGACAGACACTGTATCACAGTCATTCATGGTAAAACGCACGTCGCTCTGGACTTCACATCAAGGATCATCGACTTTTTTGCCATCAGAGACGGGCCACAGTTCTCAG AAGATCCCAGTGCTCTGGTTGTCCTGGTGGAGGAGGAACTGGTGGTGATTGACCTGCAGACGGAGGGCTGGCCAGTCATTCAGACGCCTTACCTGATCCCCCTCCACAGCTCTGCCATCACCTGCTCTCATCACATCTCTGCCATTCCACTCAAACTGTGGGAGAGGATCATAGCTGCTGGAGCGATGCAATACACACACTACTCCAAAAAG CCATGGCCGATAACAGGAGGTCAGAATCTGGCACCTGATCCTCCTCAGAGAGACCTCCTGCTCACAGG GCATGAGGATGGAATTGTAAATTTCTGGGATGCATCAGGAGTGTGTCTGTATCCCATGTACAAGCTGAGCACGGCTGGAGTGTTCCACACAGACTCTGACCTCAATGACAACATGAACCAGGGAACTGAAGGAGAGTGGCCACCGTTTAGAAAG GTGGGCTGTTTCGATCCCTACAGTGATGACCCGCGGCTCGGCATCCAGAAGATCCACCTTTGTAAATACAGTGGCTACCTGACCGTGGCCGGCACCGCGGGGCAG ATCCTGGTGCTGGAGCTCaatgatgaagcagcagagcagACGGTGGAGGCTAAAGTTGTGGATTTGTTGCAGGGCCAAGAAGGATTCCGCTGGAAG GGCCATACTCGGCTAGATGTGCGTGAGGAGCCCGTGCTCTTTCCTGCTGGCTTCCAGCCCTTTGCTCTGGTCCAATGTCAGCCCCCGGCTGTGGTAACCGCCCTCACGCTGCACTCGGAGTGGAAGCTCGTAGCTTTTGGTACCAGCCATGGTTTCGGATTGTATGACTACCAGCAAAGGAACAATGTCCTCATCAA GTGCACATTAAACCCCACTGACCAGGTGGCTTTGGAGGGTCCCCTTTCCAGAGTGAAGAGCATAAAGAAGTCCCTGCGACAGTCCTTCAGGAGGATTCGACGCAGCAGAGTCTCTCTCAGGAAGCATCATGTCAATAACGCGGCTAAG CTCCACGAGGCAAACGCTCGTCTGGAGGCTGAGCTGGCAGAGATGGAGCTCGCTCCTGTTCAGAGGAAAATCGAGGCTCGCTCTTCAGATGACTCTTTCACCGGCCTCGTCAGAACGCTTTACTTTGCTGACACCTTCCTCACAGACA GCTCACATAATACACCCTCCCTATGGGCAGGGACCAATGGTGGCTGTGTCTTTGCATACATGCTTCGCCTCCCCCCTGCTGAGCACAGAGCTGAGGAACCGGTCACTGCACACCAAG CTAAGGAGATCCAGCTAATGCACCGAGCCCCCGTTGTTGGCATTGTGGTGCTGGACGGCCACGGGGCGCCACTCCCTGAGCCCCTGGAGGTAGCCCATGACCTGGCTCGCTCCCCTGACATGCACGGGTCACATCACCTGCTGGTCATCTCCGAGGAACAGTTCaag GTTTTCACGCTGCCAAAGGTGAGCGCTAAGATGAAGCTGAAGCTCACCGCCATCGATGGGTCCCGGGTAAGAAGAGTAGGTGTGGCCTGGTTCGGCAGCAGCCGCACAGAGGACTACGGCGAGAGTGGCTTGGTGGTCCTGACTAATCAGGGAGACCTTCACATTGTGTCACTGCCTCACATTAAGATGCAGGTCCACTACCCCTGCATCCGCCGAGAGGACGTCAGCGGCATCGCGTCCTGCGTTTTCACCAAATACGGGCAGG
- the llgl2 gene encoding LLGL scribble cell polarity complex component 2 isoform X1, whose amino-acid sequence MKRFRRHGHETQRDRLKQELYQFNKTVEHGFPHQPSALGYSPSLQLLAIGTRSGAIKLYGAPGVEFMGLHDENAAVTQVHFMPHQVELVTLLDDNSLHMWTLRGHKGLSELLEIGRFTLTGPPGAPPSVTRVTSVLAHSSGELLLLGTEGGHVFIVEVPGFRELEERNISLDQVANSVPEDYIGRRNLEHVESLQENPVNPNQVVLGYGRGLMVIWDLEKQCAMQHIPATQQLESVWWTEDGEYIISSHSDGSYCRWMVGGEDMNDDEEKSDIPYGHFPCKAISKIVQLPTEGGPPFLLFSGGMPRASYGDRHCITVIHGKTHVALDFTSRIIDFFAIRDGPQFSEDPSALVVLVEEELVVIDLQTEGWPVIQTPYLIPLHSSAITCSHHISAIPLKLWERIIAAGAMQYTHYSKKPWPITGGQNLAPDPPQRDLLLTGHEDGIVNFWDASGVCLYPMYKLSTAGVFHTDSDLNDNMNQGTEGEWPPFRKVGCFDPYSDDPRLGIQKIHLCKYSGYLTVAGTAGQILVLELNDEAAEQTVEAKVVDLLQGQEGFRWKGHTRLDVREEPVLFPAGFQPFALVQCQPPAVVTALTLHSEWKLVAFGTSHGFGLYDYQQRNNVLIKCTLNPTDQVALEGPLSRVKSIKKSLRQSFRRIRRSRVSLRKHHVNNAAKLHEANARLEAELAEMELAPVQRKIEARSSDDSFTGLVRTLYFADTFLTDSSHNTPSLWAGTNGGCVFAYMLRLPPAEHRAEEPVTAHQAKEIQLMHRAPVVGIVVLDGHGAPLPEPLEVAHDLARSPDMHGSHHLLVISEEQFKVFTLPKVSAKMKLKLTAIDGSRVRRVGVAWFGSSRTEDYGESGLVVLTNQGDLHIVSLPHIKMQVHYPCIRREDVSGIASCVFTKYGQGFYLISPSEFERFSLSTRYLVEPRCLVDAPRQSFNQHRPPSFGASSPQRSTSESEDAETAARRVMEHALLNDEKVLQEIQKSLEGEQTSFLENNVKNAVA is encoded by the exons ATGAAGAGGTTCAGGCGACATGGCCATGAGACGCAGAGGGATCGACTTAAACAGGAGCTCTACCAGTTTAACAAG ACTGTGGAGCATGGCTTTCCTCACCAGCCGAGCGCTCTGGGTTACAGTCCCTCTCTGCAGCTGCTAGCCATCGGCACTCGCTCTGGGGCCATCAAACT TTATGGAGCTCCAGGTGTGGAGTTTATGGGTCTGCATGATGAGAATGCAGCAGTCACTCAGGTTCACTTTATGCCCCACCAG GTTGAACTGGTGACGCTGCTGGATGACAACAGCCTTCACATGTGGACTTTAAGAGGCCACAAAGGGCTTTCAGAACTTCTAGAGATCGGACGCTTCACGCTGACTGGACCACCTGG GGCTCCTCCCAGTGTGACCAGAGTGACGTCGGTGCTGGCTCACTCTTCaggagagctgctgctcctcggGACGGAAGGCGGACACGTCTTCATTGTGGAGGTTCCAGGATTCCGTGAGCTGGAAGAGAGGAACATCAGCCTTGATCAAGTCGCCAACAG CGTCCCAGAAGATTACATTGGGCGCAGGAATCTTGAACATGTGGAATCGTTACAGGAAAATCCAGTGAACCCCAACCAGGTGGTCCTCGGATACGGGCGGGGTCTCATGGTCATCTGGGACCTGGAGAAGCAGTGTGCCATGCAGCACATCCCTGCCACACAG CAACTAGAGAGCGTGTGGTGGACCGAGGATGGAGAATACATCATCAGCTCTCACAGTGATGGAAGCTACTGTCGATGGATGGTGGGTGGGGAGGACATGAACGATGATGAAGAGAAATCTGACATTCCGTACG GACATTTCCCATGTAAGGCCATTTCTAAAATAGTTCAGCTTCCTACAGAAGGAGG GCCTCCATTCCTGCTGTTTAGCGGGGGCATGCCGAGGGCCAGCTATGGAGACAGACACTGTATCACAGTCATTCATGGTAAAACGCACGTCGCTCTGGACTTCACATCAAGGATCATCGACTTTTTTGCCATCAGAGACGGGCCACAGTTCTCAG AAGATCCCAGTGCTCTGGTTGTCCTGGTGGAGGAGGAACTGGTGGTGATTGACCTGCAGACGGAGGGCTGGCCAGTCATTCAGACGCCTTACCTGATCCCCCTCCACAGCTCTGCCATCACCTGCTCTCATCACATCTCTGCCATTCCACTCAAACTGTGGGAGAGGATCATAGCTGCTGGAGCGATGCAATACACACACTACTCCAAAAAG CCATGGCCGATAACAGGAGGTCAGAATCTGGCACCTGATCCTCCTCAGAGAGACCTCCTGCTCACAGG GCATGAGGATGGAATTGTAAATTTCTGGGATGCATCAGGAGTGTGTCTGTATCCCATGTACAAGCTGAGCACGGCTGGAGTGTTCCACACAGACTCTGACCTCAATGACAACATGAACCAGGGAACTGAAGGAGAGTGGCCACCGTTTAGAAAG GTGGGCTGTTTCGATCCCTACAGTGATGACCCGCGGCTCGGCATCCAGAAGATCCACCTTTGTAAATACAGTGGCTACCTGACCGTGGCCGGCACCGCGGGGCAG ATCCTGGTGCTGGAGCTCaatgatgaagcagcagagcagACGGTGGAGGCTAAAGTTGTGGATTTGTTGCAGGGCCAAGAAGGATTCCGCTGGAAG GGCCATACTCGGCTAGATGTGCGTGAGGAGCCCGTGCTCTTTCCTGCTGGCTTCCAGCCCTTTGCTCTGGTCCAATGTCAGCCCCCGGCTGTGGTAACCGCCCTCACGCTGCACTCGGAGTGGAAGCTCGTAGCTTTTGGTACCAGCCATGGTTTCGGATTGTATGACTACCAGCAAAGGAACAATGTCCTCATCAA GTGCACATTAAACCCCACTGACCAGGTGGCTTTGGAGGGTCCCCTTTCCAGAGTGAAGAGCATAAAGAAGTCCCTGCGACAGTCCTTCAGGAGGATTCGACGCAGCAGAGTCTCTCTCAGGAAGCATCATGTCAATAACGCGGCTAAG CTCCACGAGGCAAACGCTCGTCTGGAGGCTGAGCTGGCAGAGATGGAGCTCGCTCCTGTTCAGAGGAAAATCGAGGCTCGCTCTTCAGATGACTCTTTCACCGGCCTCGTCAGAACGCTTTACTTTGCTGACACCTTCCTCACAGACA GCTCACATAATACACCCTCCCTATGGGCAGGGACCAATGGTGGCTGTGTCTTTGCATACATGCTTCGCCTCCCCCCTGCTGAGCACAGAGCTGAGGAACCGGTCACTGCACACCAAG CTAAGGAGATCCAGCTAATGCACCGAGCCCCCGTTGTTGGCATTGTGGTGCTGGACGGCCACGGGGCGCCACTCCCTGAGCCCCTGGAGGTAGCCCATGACCTGGCTCGCTCCCCTGACATGCACGGGTCACATCACCTGCTGGTCATCTCCGAGGAACAGTTCaag GTTTTCACGCTGCCAAAGGTGAGCGCTAAGATGAAGCTGAAGCTCACCGCCATCGATGGGTCCCGGGTAAGAAGAGTAGGTGTGGCCTGGTTCGGCAGCAGCCGCACAGAGGACTACGGCGAGAGTGGCTTGGTGGTCCTGACTAATCAGGGAGACCTTCACATTGTGTCACTGCCTCACATTAAGATGCAGGTCCACTACCCCTGCATCCGCCGAGAGGACGTCAGCGGCATCGCGTCCTGCGTTTTCACCAAATACGGGCAGG